A genomic stretch from Glaciecola nitratireducens FR1064 includes:
- a CDS encoding TIGR01777 family oxidoreductase, with protein MSKSILITGGTGLIGRTLVKSLHKQYAITVVTRDPNRAIRLLGENVKCITAEELRSVDQFDAVVNLAGEPIADKRWTDAQKARICQSRWKITQQLVDLINNSSNPPAVFVSGSAIGVYGRQGDTVITEEFTDFHDEFSREVCQKWEDIALEANTRVCILRTGVVLSDEGGALSKMLMPFRLGLGGPIGSGKQFMAWIHLDDMVNGIQFLLEDDETKGVYNFTAPNPNTNHFFSLALAKRLERPCIFRVPAFVLKTLMGESSDLVLFGQKVVPQKLIDKGFKFDFPTLKTALADLDL; from the coding sequence ATGTCAAAAAGCATATTGATTACTGGGGGCACTGGTCTTATCGGCAGAACATTGGTCAAGTCACTGCACAAGCAATATGCAATAACGGTGGTAACTCGAGACCCTAACAGAGCTATACGACTGCTTGGTGAGAACGTAAAGTGCATTACAGCAGAAGAGCTGAGATCAGTTGACCAGTTTGACGCTGTGGTTAATTTAGCGGGAGAGCCGATTGCCGATAAACGCTGGACTGATGCACAAAAAGCACGAATTTGTCAAAGTCGCTGGAAAATAACCCAGCAGTTAGTTGACCTAATTAACAATTCTAGCAATCCACCCGCAGTATTTGTCAGTGGTTCAGCTATTGGCGTTTATGGACGTCAGGGTGACACCGTCATCACGGAAGAATTTACCGACTTTCATGATGAGTTTAGCCGAGAGGTTTGTCAAAAGTGGGAAGATATTGCGCTTGAAGCCAATACAAGAGTTTGCATCCTGCGAACCGGAGTCGTGTTATCCGACGAGGGCGGCGCCTTATCTAAAATGTTGATGCCCTTCCGTTTAGGGCTCGGCGGCCCGATTGGCTCTGGCAAACAGTTTATGGCATGGATCCATTTAGATGATATGGTCAACGGCATTCAATTTTTGCTCGAGGATGACGAGACAAAAGGCGTGTATAACTTCACAGCTCCGAATCCCAATACAAATCATTTCTTCTCGTTAGCGCTTGCAAAAAGATTAGAGCGCCCGTGTATCTTCAGAGTACCTGCATTCGTCTTAAAAACATTAATGGGCGAGTCGTCAGACTTAGTCTTATTTGGTCAAAAAGTCGTACCGCAAAAGCTGATTGATAAGGGGTTTAAATTCGATTTTCCTACATTAAAGACGGCGTTGGCTGATTTAGATTTGTAA
- the folX gene encoding dihydroneopterin triphosphate 2'-epimerase produces the protein MNLNQATIRIKNLRLRTYIGINEDEIKNQQDVVINVKIHYDAKKATDSDLMDHALNYKTITKAIIRLVEDNRFYLLEKLTHDVLNIAAEHPWVTFAEAEVDKPHALRFSDSVSLSLSCTKE, from the coding sequence ATGAACTTAAATCAAGCAACAATAAGAATCAAAAATTTGAGACTTCGAACCTACATTGGTATTAACGAAGATGAAATCAAAAATCAGCAAGATGTGGTTATCAACGTCAAGATTCATTATGACGCAAAGAAAGCGACTGACTCCGATCTAATGGACCACGCGCTAAATTATAAGACCATAACGAAAGCTATTATCAGACTGGTAGAGGACAATCGTTTCTACTTGCTTGAAAAGTTGACTCACGACGTACTGAACATTGCAGCAGAACATCCATGGGTTACATTTGCAGAAGCCGAGGTCGATAAACCGCACGCATTGCGCTTCTCCGATTCTGTGTCATTGTCACTATCTTGTACAAAGGAGTAG
- a CDS encoding AI-2E family transporter, protein MDIKSPIAKAMIVMACIIIVLAGIKAASVIMVPFLLSAFIAIACSPLINWASRYRIPRWASVTLVILIILVIGFMLAGLITQSLSEFRQNMPVYREQLSGELAWVVNKLNVLNINIDKDLFLSYLDPGAAMSVATTFISGMGSVLSNLVLILLTVIFMLFEAESMPKRVHIALADPDMKMTHIDRFLKSVNSYLGIKMLVSLATGIFIGGWLYFLGIDHFLLWSVLAFMFNFIPNIGSIIAAVPAVLMAFVEFGFAKAGLTGLGFVLVNMVMGNVIEPRFMGRGLGLSTLVVFLSLIFWGWLLGSVGMLLSVPLTMVVKIALESREETKWLAILLSSDEPEAAEIKIDDPTPVQ, encoded by the coding sequence ATGGATATCAAATCACCCATCGCAAAAGCGATGATTGTCATGGCGTGTATCATTATTGTTCTTGCTGGCATCAAAGCGGCAAGCGTCATAATGGTACCATTTCTCCTTTCAGCTTTTATCGCTATAGCCTGCAGCCCTTTAATTAATTGGGCTAGTCGATATAGAATCCCGCGCTGGGCATCTGTTACCTTAGTTATACTGATAATACTGGTGATTGGTTTTATGCTCGCAGGCTTAATTACGCAATCTTTAAGCGAATTTAGGCAAAACATGCCTGTCTATCGGGAGCAATTAAGCGGCGAGCTTGCGTGGGTAGTAAATAAACTCAACGTACTAAATATCAATATCGATAAAGATCTGTTTTTGTCTTACCTTGATCCCGGCGCAGCAATGTCTGTTGCAACAACCTTTATAAGCGGCATGGGCAGCGTTTTATCCAATTTAGTGCTTATTTTATTAACGGTAATTTTCATGTTATTCGAAGCTGAAAGCATGCCAAAGCGTGTGCATATTGCATTGGCCGACCCCGATATGAAAATGACACACATCGACCGCTTTTTAAAATCGGTTAACAGTTATCTGGGTATTAAAATGTTGGTTAGTTTGGCTACCGGTATCTTTATTGGTGGTTGGCTATACTTTCTCGGTATAGACCACTTCCTTCTATGGTCGGTACTGGCTTTTATGTTTAACTTTATTCCTAATATCGGTTCTATAATCGCTGCTGTGCCGGCGGTATTAATGGCGTTCGTTGAGTTTGGCTTTGCTAAGGCGGGTCTAACGGGGTTGGGCTTTGTGTTAGTCAATATGGTAATGGGCAACGTAATAGAGCCGCGCTTTATGGGCCGAGGTCTAGGACTGTCAACACTGGTGGTCTTTTTATCATTGATTTTTTGGGGCTGGCTATTAGGTAGCGTAGGTATGTTACTTTCAGTCCCCCTAACAATGGTCGTCAAAATAGCACTTGAATCAAGAGAGGAGACAAAGTGGCTAGCAATACTACTCTCAAGTGACGAACCCGAAGCAGCCGAAATCAAAATAGATGACCCCACGCCGGTCCAATAA
- a CDS encoding DUF2891 domain-containing protein — MKAYTIIFSTMFLCLSCLSEASDLKNQATQQLNLTEANSLANLPLHCVETPYPYKTGYVLGSEKDVQEPSVVHPIFYGCFDWHSAAHGYWSLVTLLRQFPDLSKAEEIKAVLQRNLTEEKVATELAFFSKDINASFERTYGWAWLLKLSQELHEWDDPMATKLAANLQPLAELITNRYIDFLPKLLYPIRVGEHSNIAFGLSFAHDYALSQNNAELQNLIVKRAKDYFILDKHCPIEWEPSGFDFLSPCLEEVGLMQRILPSEHFLTWLNHFMPQLAEGDFELAVAQVGDRKDGKLVHLDGLNFSRAWNLYALAKKYPQYSHLKELADKHLAYSYPNLVGDSYEGGHWLGSFAIHALNTRKE, encoded by the coding sequence ATGAAAGCGTATACAATTATTTTTAGCACGATGTTTTTGTGCCTAAGTTGCTTGAGCGAAGCCAGTGATTTGAAAAACCAAGCTACGCAACAATTGAATTTAACAGAAGCAAACTCACTCGCTAACTTACCGTTACACTGCGTTGAAACACCTTATCCTTATAAAACTGGTTATGTTTTGGGCAGCGAGAAAGATGTGCAAGAGCCATCAGTTGTTCATCCAATATTTTATGGCTGCTTTGATTGGCACAGCGCCGCACATGGATATTGGTCACTGGTTACTCTGTTGAGACAATTTCCTGATTTGAGCAAAGCTGAAGAGATAAAAGCGGTGTTGCAGCGCAACCTAACAGAAGAAAAAGTGGCTACTGAACTTGCGTTTTTTTCTAAAGATATCAATGCATCTTTTGAACGAACCTATGGTTGGGCGTGGTTATTGAAATTATCGCAAGAGTTGCACGAGTGGGATGATCCAATGGCAACAAAATTAGCAGCTAACCTGCAGCCATTGGCTGAACTCATTACCAATCGGTATATTGATTTTCTACCGAAACTGTTATATCCCATTCGAGTCGGTGAGCATTCTAATATCGCCTTTGGTTTGAGTTTTGCGCACGATTACGCGCTTAGCCAAAACAATGCTGAATTACAAAATTTGATTGTAAAACGGGCTAAAGATTATTTTATACTAGACAAGCACTGTCCCATTGAATGGGAGCCGAGTGGCTTTGACTTTCTTTCACCTTGCTTAGAAGAAGTTGGTTTAATGCAGCGTATATTGCCATCAGAGCACTTTTTAACATGGCTAAATCATTTCATGCCCCAGTTAGCTGAAGGTGATTTTGAGTTAGCGGTAGCACAAGTCGGTGATCGCAAAGATGGTAAGCTAGTTCATTTAGACGGCTTAAATTTTAGTCGCGCTTGGAACCTTTATGCTTTGGCAAAAAAATACCCTCAATATTCACACTTAAAAGAATTAGCTGATAAGCACCTAGCATATTCGTACCCGAATTTAGTTGGTGATAGTTACGAAGGCGGACATTGGTTGGGCAGTTTTGCAATACACGCCTTGAACACACGTAAAGAGTAG
- a CDS encoding ATP-binding protein, with amino-acid sequence MKSWSITGRIFLTCFLFVAIFFPAIIFSMQNAYERSLMMAKREELSTTAFAMISEFEFEEGEVVMPSRLFVEDLNLPGSDLVATIKWRDQQVWQSQSSIDNDIDSIMFNALYEQTNGQLLSETLFLSDFDENEQHFALSKKAEFFIDGNFEEVSFLVINNKNKYQRELSTFINRLWWWIAVLGLILLGLIALSLRSVFMPMQNIIARIGEIEEGKIDQINDDYPPELQPLQKSINKLLNSEKQQRERYKKSLDDLAHSIKTPLSIILGQSNLSRDIKEPVLHIDMIVKRQLKRATINVVGYLPSIDVAPVTQSLLDAMAKIHSQKSLSLVSDMPKPALLSIDQTDYMEILGNLLDNACKAATASVKVSYERNTLSTFVCVEDDGKGMSASAIYEITERGRRLDTYSEGQGLGLALVVDMLESYGGELQIQSDLNKGSRFCIVLPQQRFSKMLNK; translated from the coding sequence ATGAAAAGTTGGTCAATAACCGGTCGCATTTTCTTAACCTGCTTCTTGTTTGTTGCCATCTTTTTCCCGGCAATCATATTTTCAATGCAAAATGCGTATGAGCGCAGCTTAATGATGGCGAAACGAGAAGAACTCTCGACAACCGCGTTTGCTATGATTTCTGAGTTTGAATTTGAAGAAGGCGAAGTTGTTATGCCCTCTCGTCTTTTTGTAGAAGACTTAAATCTACCTGGTTCAGATTTAGTAGCAACGATAAAGTGGCGAGATCAACAAGTTTGGCAGTCACAATCGTCTATCGACAATGACATCGATTCGATTATGTTCAATGCTCTGTATGAACAAACAAACGGACAATTGCTGAGCGAAACTTTATTTCTCTCAGATTTCGACGAAAACGAGCAGCACTTTGCTCTTTCAAAAAAGGCCGAGTTTTTTATCGATGGCAATTTTGAAGAAGTCAGCTTTCTAGTCATTAACAATAAAAATAAGTATCAACGAGAGCTAAGCACATTTATCAATCGTCTATGGTGGTGGATTGCTGTTCTAGGCCTAATTCTACTAGGTTTAATTGCGCTTTCATTGCGCAGCGTCTTTATGCCAATGCAAAATATCATCGCGCGGATCGGCGAAATTGAAGAAGGCAAAATTGATCAAATTAACGATGACTACCCTCCTGAGCTGCAGCCACTGCAAAAAAGTATAAACAAGTTACTGAATAGTGAAAAACAACAAAGGGAGCGCTACAAGAAGAGCTTAGACGATTTAGCGCACAGCATCAAAACCCCGCTGAGTATTATTCTAGGTCAAAGCAACTTGAGCAGAGACATTAAAGAGCCTGTTTTACATATCGATATGATTGTTAAACGCCAGCTTAAAAGAGCTACGATCAATGTGGTCGGTTATTTACCCAGCATTGACGTTGCGCCAGTAACACAGTCGTTGCTTGACGCTATGGCAAAAATTCACTCACAGAAATCACTATCGCTGGTATCGGATATGCCCAAACCAGCCCTACTCTCCATCGACCAGACCGACTATATGGAAATACTGGGCAACTTGCTAGACAATGCATGCAAAGCAGCCACAGCTTCAGTAAAAGTAAGCTACGAAAGAAACACCTTGTCCACATTTGTATGTGTAGAGGACGATGGGAAAGGTATGTCAGCTTCGGCAATTTATGAAATTACCGAGCGTGGTCGACGTTTGGATACTTATTCAGAGGGCCAAGGACTTGGATTAGCCTTGGTCGTTGATATGCTAGAAAGCTATGGTGGTGAACTACAGATACAAAGTGATCTGAATAAAGGCAGCAGGTTTTGTATAGTGCTGCCACAGCAACGGTTTTCAAAAATGCTAAATAAGTAG
- a CDS encoding response regulator transcription factor, which produces MRILIVEDDSRLLLQLDQYMQSQGFSVDLADDGEKALYQLKEYNYDLAIIDVGLPSIDGFEVVKQARASDISCPIIILTARDRWQEKVKGLESGADDYLTKPFVHEELLARVKALIRRSAGQASPILQKGPLSLDTSANQLYVNEQAIELTAYEYKVIEYLMMNPSKVVSKTEMVEHIYDQDFDLDSNVIEVFVGRLRRKIDKDNLIKPIETLRGRGYRLNASLR; this is translated from the coding sequence ATGCGGATTTTAATAGTCGAAGATGATAGCCGTTTACTGCTTCAACTTGACCAATATATGCAGTCACAAGGATTTAGTGTCGACCTAGCCGACGATGGTGAAAAAGCCCTATATCAACTAAAAGAGTATAACTACGACTTAGCGATAATTGATGTTGGTCTTCCTAGCATTGACGGATTTGAAGTTGTGAAACAAGCTCGTGCTAGCGATATTTCTTGTCCTATTATTATTTTAACCGCTCGCGATCGATGGCAGGAAAAGGTAAAGGGTTTGGAATCTGGCGCCGACGATTACTTAACCAAACCTTTCGTGCATGAGGAGCTATTGGCAAGAGTAAAAGCCTTAATTAGGCGCAGCGCAGGCCAAGCAAGTCCGATATTGCAGAAAGGCCCACTTTCCCTAGATACCAGTGCTAATCAGCTCTATGTTAACGAGCAAGCCATTGAATTGACCGCGTACGAATATAAAGTCATTGAGTATTTAATGATGAACCCTAGCAAAGTCGTTTCAAAAACAGAGATGGTTGAGCATATATACGACCAAGACTTTGACTTAGATAGCAACGTTATTGAAGTATTCGTAGGTAGACTGAGACGTAAAATTGATAAAGATAATCTAATAAAACCGATTGAAACACTGCGTGGTAGAGGTTATCGACTCAATGCCAGCCTCCGTTAA
- a CDS encoding PepSY domain-containing protein codes for MTTLRSVFLAFTLVFASQMIVAPIAVAKDKKEQPKISKSQAAQRAQQAYAGKVLKVESRGNVYRVKIHQASGRVVYVTVDATTGKVRQ; via the coding sequence TTGACAACGCTGCGCTCTGTTTTTCTAGCTTTTACGCTTGTTTTTGCCAGTCAGATGATCGTGGCGCCTATTGCTGTTGCCAAAGATAAAAAAGAACAGCCAAAGATAAGTAAGTCACAGGCAGCCCAGCGGGCTCAGCAAGCGTATGCGGGCAAAGTGCTGAAGGTAGAAAGTCGTGGTAATGTTTATCGCGTAAAAATTCATCAAGCATCTGGCCGAGTTGTTTATGTCACTGTTGACGCAACAACGGGTAAAGTTCGCCAATAA
- a CDS encoding mechanosensitive ion channel family protein: MEFLSILKHYFNINLFIIAGQTVTLGQILLIPILVILGVWVTRKAVSTISSRLIAKGVQADLVHLVKRILYVLAIVMLAITTLDFLDVPITAFAFLSGAIAIGVGFGAQNIINNFISGWILMWERPIRIGDFLEVDNAKGRVEAINTRSTRIRRVDGVHLLIPNSKLLENTVTNWTLIDQRSRTSVRVGVAYGSDCNLVRDLITQAVNEQDDVLHNPEPKVIFDDFGDNSLAFEVYFWINASIEGELRSIRSNIRFRINDLFNENKVVISFPQRDVHLDGSLTLIQPNIK; the protein is encoded by the coding sequence ATGGAATTCCTGTCGATACTAAAACACTATTTCAATATTAATTTGTTCATCATTGCAGGACAAACCGTCACGCTTGGTCAAATACTTCTTATTCCAATACTCGTTATTTTAGGCGTTTGGGTAACCCGCAAGGCGGTAAGCACAATATCTAGTCGCCTTATTGCGAAAGGTGTACAAGCTGACTTAGTGCATTTGGTGAAACGTATTCTATATGTACTGGCCATTGTCATGCTAGCCATCACCACCCTAGATTTTTTGGACGTGCCCATTACCGCTTTTGCATTTTTATCAGGAGCTATCGCAATAGGCGTAGGCTTCGGAGCGCAAAACATTATAAATAACTTTATCAGTGGTTGGATACTGATGTGGGAGCGGCCGATTAGAATTGGTGATTTTCTGGAAGTAGATAATGCCAAGGGACGGGTTGAAGCCATTAATACGCGCTCAACACGAATTCGTCGCGTTGATGGTGTACATCTACTTATTCCAAACAGCAAACTGTTAGAAAATACAGTCACCAATTGGACCTTAATAGATCAAAGAAGCAGAACATCAGTGCGAGTTGGCGTGGCCTATGGTTCAGATTGCAATTTAGTTCGTGATTTAATTACACAGGCGGTCAATGAGCAGGACGATGTCTTACACAACCCTGAACCTAAAGTGATTTTCGATGATTTTGGTGATAACTCGTTGGCATTCGAAGTTTATTTTTGGATAAATGCAAGCATAGAGGGTGAATTGCGCAGTATAAGAAGCAATATTCGATTTAGAATTAATGACTTATTTAACGAAAACAAAGTGGTTATCTCATTCCCACAGCGCGATGTCCATTTGGATGGTTCATTAACGCTAATTCAGCCAAATATAAAATGA
- the arfB gene encoding alternative ribosome rescue aminoacyl-tRNA hydrolase ArfB, producing MAVFITHKISIEESEFNLSATRSQGAGGQHVNKVATAIYLRFDINQSSLPDKIKEKLLNSNDSRITSDGVLIIRAQSHRTQEQNKRDAIKRLADVIKESTYEKPIRKPTKPSRSSQRKRMDSKTKSGQQKQLRKKIDI from the coding sequence ATGGCTGTATTTATTACCCACAAAATAAGTATCGAGGAAAGCGAATTCAATTTGTCCGCCACTCGCTCGCAAGGTGCTGGCGGACAGCACGTCAATAAAGTTGCGACAGCCATTTATCTGCGTTTCGACATCAATCAATCCTCACTTCCAGATAAAATCAAAGAAAAACTGCTTAATAGCAATGACTCACGTATCACGTCCGACGGCGTTTTAATCATAAGAGCCCAAAGCCATCGTACTCAAGAACAGAACAAGCGAGATGCTATCAAACGGCTAGCAGATGTAATTAAAGAAAGTACCTACGAGAAGCCTATTCGAAAACCAACTAAACCAAGTCGATCATCACAGCGAAAACGAATGGATAGCAAAACCAAAAGCGGTCAGCAAAAGCAGTTAAGAAAAAAAATCGATATTTAG
- a CDS encoding YciI family protein, with product MWYVIYAEDVENSLAIRMEARPAHLERISALVNEGRVLVAGPTPAIDSEDPGEAGFTGSLIIAQFESLQDAKEWADADPYVSAGVFKSVIVKPYKKVLP from the coding sequence ATGTGGTATGTTATTTACGCTGAAGATGTTGAAAACAGTTTAGCAATAAGAATGGAAGCCAGACCTGCACATTTAGAAAGAATTAGTGCATTAGTGAATGAAGGACGAGTACTTGTTGCGGGCCCAACACCCGCAATTGACAGTGAAGATCCGGGAGAAGCTGGCTTCACTGGTTCATTGATTATTGCGCAGTTTGAGTCTTTGCAAGATGCCAAAGAATGGGCTGATGCAGACCCATATGTTAGCGCAGGTGTGTTTAAATCAGTCATCGTCAAACCATACAAAAAAGTGCTGCCATAA
- the trpA gene encoding tryptophan synthase subunit alpha has protein sequence MSTTRYADMFASLKAKNEGAFVPFVMVGDPDHETSLAIIDQLVKSGADALELGIPYSDPIADGPTIQKASIRALGSGIRPQSCFEILTQIRKQHPTIPIGLLLYSNLVLANGIDNFYERAAAAGVDSILIADVPLREADRFITIAKQHDIQQILIAPPNASNETLEAIGEKSDGYTYLLGRAGVTGAETAVEIPAAELIAKLTQYKVAPPLLGFGISTPEQVANAIQSGAAGAISGSATVNIIESNLKDKDKMLAELGSFVAKMKAATIL, from the coding sequence ATGAGCACCACACGTTATGCGGATATGTTTGCCAGCCTAAAAGCAAAAAATGAAGGCGCGTTTGTTCCGTTCGTCATGGTTGGCGACCCGGACCACGAAACATCCCTAGCCATCATTGACCAATTAGTCAAAAGCGGTGCCGATGCATTGGAACTAGGTATCCCCTACTCTGACCCGATTGCCGATGGCCCAACGATACAAAAAGCCAGTATTAGAGCCTTGGGCAGCGGCATAAGACCACAGAGTTGCTTTGAGATACTGACTCAAATACGCAAACAACATCCAACGATTCCTATCGGCCTATTGCTATACAGTAACTTAGTATTAGCCAACGGTATCGATAACTTTTATGAGAGAGCTGCTGCAGCAGGTGTTGATTCAATCCTTATTGCAGATGTACCGCTGAGAGAGGCAGACCGCTTTATCACCATCGCAAAACAGCATGACATTCAGCAAATATTGATTGCGCCACCTAACGCAAGCAATGAAACATTGGAAGCCATCGGGGAGAAATCTGACGGCTACACCTATCTATTAGGTAGAGCCGGTGTAACGGGTGCTGAAACTGCAGTAGAAATTCCAGCGGCTGAACTCATTGCAAAGTTAACTCAGTATAAAGTTGCTCCGCCATTATTGGGCTTCGGTATTAGTACGCCGGAACAGGTAGCCAATGCGATTCAGTCAGGTGCTGCAGGAGCAATTTCAGGCTCTGCCACTGTTAATATTATCGAGTCAAACTTAAAAGACAAAGATAAAATGCTAGCAGAATTAGGCAGTTTTGTAGCCAAAATGAAAGCAGCTACCATACTATAA
- the trpB gene encoding tryptophan synthase subunit beta: MNKLESKFGDFGGMYVPELLIPALDQLEQAFLDAKDDPSFQKEFMGLLKDYAGRPTAMTLTRNIVTNPLVKLYLKREDLLHGGAHKTNQVLGQALLTKRMGKTEVIAETGAGQHGVATALACALLGLKARIYMGAKDVERQSPNVFRMRLMGAEVIPVDSGSGTLKDAVNEAMRDWSANYDKAHYLLGTAAGPHPFPTIVREYHRMIGEETRAQIMEKEGRLPDAVVACVGGGSNAIGMFADFIDEPSVRLVGVEPAGKGIHTKEHGATIVTGTKGILHGAYTYIMQDEDGQIEESYSVSAGLDYPAVGPQHAFLAETGRAEYHAITDVEALNAFQLLAKKEGIIPALEPAHALAHALNMADEATEETIIVLNLSGRGDKDLAHVISILGDDL, encoded by the coding sequence ATGAATAAATTGGAAAGTAAATTTGGTGATTTTGGCGGTATGTACGTCCCAGAATTGCTCATTCCTGCCCTCGACCAATTAGAGCAGGCATTTTTAGATGCGAAAGATGACCCAAGCTTTCAAAAAGAATTTATGGGTTTATTGAAAGATTATGCAGGTCGTCCTACTGCGATGACACTGACCCGCAACATCGTGACCAACCCATTGGTAAAGCTGTATTTAAAACGTGAAGATTTATTGCACGGCGGTGCACATAAAACCAACCAAGTATTAGGTCAGGCCTTATTGACAAAGCGCATGGGAAAAACTGAGGTTATTGCTGAAACGGGCGCTGGCCAGCATGGCGTAGCAACTGCTTTAGCATGCGCTCTATTGGGATTAAAAGCACGTATCTACATGGGTGCGAAAGACGTTGAAAGACAGTCGCCCAATGTATTCAGAATGCGCTTAATGGGTGCTGAAGTTATTCCTGTTGACTCTGGTTCTGGTACCTTGAAGGATGCTGTTAACGAAGCGATGCGCGACTGGTCTGCAAACTACGACAAGGCTCATTATTTACTCGGCACCGCTGCTGGTCCACATCCATTCCCTACCATCGTGCGTGAATATCACCGCATGATTGGTGAAGAAACTCGTGCACAAATTATGGAAAAAGAAGGTCGCTTACCTGATGCCGTTGTCGCCTGTGTTGGCGGTGGCTCCAATGCGATAGGCATGTTTGCTGACTTCATTGATGAACCGTCTGTTCGCTTAGTCGGCGTTGAGCCTGCAGGTAAAGGCATTCATACCAAAGAGCATGGCGCAACTATCGTAACCGGTACAAAAGGTATTTTACACGGCGCTTACACTTATATTATGCAAGACGAAGATGGTCAGATTGAAGAGTCTTATTCAGTATCTGCTGGTTTGGATTACCCTGCGGTAGGTCCACAACACGCGTTTCTAGCTGAAACGGGGCGCGCTGAATATCACGCTATTACTGATGTTGAAGCATTAAACGCATTTCAATTATTGGCTAAAAAAGAAGGTATTATTCCTGCATTGGAACCAGCTCATGCCCTTGCTCACGCGCTTAATATGGCAGATGAAGCAACTGAAGAAACCATTATCGTACTCAATTTGTCAGGACGCGGAGACAAAGATCTTGCGCACGTCATTAGTATCTTAGGAGACGATCTATGA